One window of Rhizobium leguminosarum genomic DNA carries:
- a CDS encoding ABC transporter permease, whose translation MADSPILVQTTPRVRNISPTMLIALVILGGWVVTALAASPIAPYDPDAIDIMNMLSPPSAAHWFGTDQVGRDVFSRVLFASRVDLLLCVAGVLPPLLIGTTIGLLSGYFGALVDNVFMRIYDLTVAFPFFVLVLAIVGVLGPGLLNFILALTLVGWVSYARLVRAQVLTIRESEYIQAAKCLGYGPVAILSHHVLPNAIGPVIAYAVSDAVLVMLAGASFGFLGMGAQPPLAEWGVMIADGQAFVQQAWWICLFPGLAAISLGLGFALLGDGLGHLQRKGVTA comes from the coding sequence ATGGCTGACAGCCCCATTCTGGTACAAACCACGCCGCGTGTCCGCAACATCTCGCCTACCATGCTGATTGCACTCGTCATCCTCGGCGGATGGGTGGTGACGGCGCTGGCCGCCTCGCCGATCGCGCCCTATGATCCCGATGCCATCGACATCATGAACATGCTTTCTCCGCCGAGTGCCGCCCATTGGTTCGGCACGGACCAGGTCGGTCGCGACGTCTTCTCGCGGGTTCTTTTCGCAAGCCGGGTCGATCTGCTGCTCTGCGTGGCCGGAGTGCTTCCGCCCCTCCTGATCGGCACGACGATCGGGCTGTTGAGCGGCTATTTCGGCGCCTTGGTCGATAACGTGTTCATGCGCATCTATGACCTGACCGTGGCGTTCCCCTTCTTCGTGCTGGTGCTGGCCATTGTCGGCGTGCTCGGGCCGGGGCTGCTCAACTTCATCCTGGCACTGACCCTGGTCGGCTGGGTGAGTTATGCGCGGCTGGTGCGGGCGCAGGTGCTGACCATCCGCGAAAGCGAATATATCCAGGCGGCCAAATGCCTGGGCTATGGGCCGGTCGCCATTCTCAGCCATCATGTGCTGCCGAATGCCATCGGACCTGTCATCGCCTATGCGGTCAGCGATGCGGTACTCGTCATGCTCGCCGGCGCAAGCTTCGGCTTCCTTGGCATGGGCGCGCAGCCGCCGCTCGCCGAATGGGGCGTGATGATCGCCGACGGGCAGGCGTTCGTCCAGCAGGCCTGGTGGATTTGCCTGTTTCCGGGATTGGCCGCCATTTCACTCGGCCTCGGTTTTGCTCTGCTCGGCGACGGATTGGGACACCTACAACGCAAGGGAGTTACGGCATGA
- a CDS encoding ABC transporter substrate-binding protein, which produces MNSLSGSRTRVAGVVLRRATLVAMGLCWAVPAFANDVIRVVSPYPTTTLDPMRSAAAGNIETYGQLYSRLLRRNSETGALEPGLAEKWDISEDGKTYTFRLRDAQFSDGSPITADDVAFSLERIRSNKKSAYPAPLGAVEAVLAADPKTVVVTLKSAFAPFLGNAEIWNMGIVSKADVEKRGEEEAFATVPVTSGPYEVKQWKPNERLILELNPHYWRKGYPKSDATVELIEVASPETRIAMLKAGEIDAVRAVPWAQIDELKTVDKIDMQLEPSTTIYMTLLNHKREPFSSLKARLAAGMAVDNKAMAKAITRGYAEPANTTLPGSVDFHDKDYPGIPYDPAKAKELLAESGMVGHEVKILATADAPAQQTALLIQAQWQAIGLKPVIVNVDGGAWWDATGKGDYDAAANWWYNETPDPDLAVRWAVCGSCGSNSYNTFYTNRKVDALVEKGTKEADLAKRAEIYKEIQKITTEEVAQIPLYYAPNAVAYSKRLQGLKLTPSLQWTLEETSIGQ; this is translated from the coding sequence ATGAATTCCTTAAGCGGATCCCGCACGCGGGTTGCGGGAGTGGTGTTGCGCCGGGCTACCCTAGTCGCGATGGGTTTGTGTTGGGCCGTTCCAGCCTTTGCCAACGATGTCATTCGTGTCGTCTCCCCCTACCCGACGACGACACTCGACCCGATGCGTTCGGCGGCTGCGGGCAACATCGAAACCTACGGCCAACTCTATTCGCGCTTGCTGCGGCGCAATTCGGAGACCGGTGCGCTGGAGCCGGGGTTGGCTGAGAAATGGGATATTTCCGAGGACGGCAAGACCTACACGTTCCGTCTGCGTGACGCGCAGTTCTCGGACGGCTCGCCGATAACGGCCGACGACGTGGCCTTCAGTCTGGAACGCATCCGGAGCAACAAGAAGTCGGCTTATCCGGCGCCACTTGGTGCGGTGGAAGCGGTGTTAGCAGCTGATCCTAAGACGGTGGTGGTCACGCTTAAGTCGGCCTTCGCGCCGTTCCTCGGAAATGCGGAGATATGGAACATGGGCATCGTCTCCAAGGCCGATGTCGAAAAGCGGGGCGAGGAAGAAGCCTTCGCCACCGTTCCGGTCACATCCGGTCCCTACGAGGTAAAACAGTGGAAACCGAATGAGAGGCTCATCCTCGAACTCAACCCGCATTACTGGCGCAAGGGCTATCCGAAGTCGGACGCGACGGTCGAGCTGATCGAGGTTGCCTCCCCCGAAACCCGCATCGCCATGTTAAAGGCCGGCGAGATCGATGCCGTGCGGGCGGTGCCGTGGGCGCAGATCGACGAGCTGAAGACCGTCGATAAGATCGATATGCAGCTCGAGCCCTCTACCACTATCTACATGACCCTGCTCAACCATAAGCGCGAGCCCTTCTCCAGTCTCAAGGCCCGGCTGGCGGCCGGAATGGCCGTCGACAACAAGGCGATGGCCAAGGCCATCACGCGCGGTTATGCCGAGCCGGCAAACACCACTCTGCCGGGCAGTGTCGATTTCCATGACAAAGATTATCCTGGTATCCCCTACGATCCTGCCAAGGCAAAGGAGCTGCTGGCGGAATCCGGTATGGTGGGACACGAGGTGAAAATCCTGGCAACCGCCGATGCGCCGGCGCAGCAGACTGCGCTGCTGATCCAGGCGCAATGGCAGGCCATTGGCCTCAAGCCCGTCATCGTCAATGTCGATGGCGGCGCCTGGTGGGATGCCACCGGCAAGGGCGACTACGACGCTGCGGCCAACTGGTGGTACAACGAGACGCCCGATCCCGATCTCGCCGTGCGGTGGGCGGTATGCGGCAGCTGCGGTTCCAACTCCTACAACACCTTCTATACGAACCGGAAGGTGGACGCGCTCGTTGAGAAGGGCACAAAAGAGGCTGATCTGGCTAAGCGCGCGGAGATCTATAAGGAAATCCAGAAAATCACCACGGAAGAGGTTGCGCAGATCCCCCTCTATTACGCGCCGAATGCGGTCGCCTATTCCAAGCGTCTTCAAGGTCTCAAGCTGACCCCTTCGTTGCAATGGACCCTCGAAGAGACGTCCATCGGCCAATGA
- a CDS encoding integrase core domain-containing protein produces the protein MTSLPAADASACSTLSMMTRECLAAIPDTSISGRRVVRELTTLIERRGKPGMIVSDNGTQLTSNAIFAWSKDHKVEWHYIAPGKPMQNGYVESFNGRMRDELLNESLFFGLDHARSAILKHRPPLEQAFQWRVMLY, from the coding sequence ATGACCAGTTTGCCTGCGGCAGACGCTTCCGCGTGCTCAACATTGTCGATGATGACGCGCGAATGCCTGGCGGCGATCCCGGACACATCGATCTCTGGTCGACGTGTCGTCCGAGAACTGACGACGCTGATCGAACGACGCGGCAAGCCGGGAATGATTGTCTCCGACAACGGCACCCAACTAACGTCAAATGCCATCTTCGCCTGGTCGAAAGATCACAAGGTCGAATGGCACTACATCGCTCCGGGAAAGCCGATGCAGAACGGCTATGTCGAGAGTTTCAACGGTCGCATGCGCGACGAGTTGCTCAATGAAAGTCTGTTCTTCGGCCTGGATCATGCCCGAAGCGCCATACTCAAGCACAGGCCGCCTCTGGAGCAAGCGTTCCAATGGCGGGTTATGTTATATTAA
- a CDS encoding dipeptide ABC transporter ATP-binding protein — translation MSGLEAVKPPLLEVKDLSVSFGGFAAVKNVSFTLQPGEILGIVGESGSGKSVTCRAVMRLLAAAARAEGAVKLDGRDLLALGEDELCAIRGRDIGMIFQNPASHQDPLRRIGQQVAAPMIRHLGIGKREGLQRAVKLLEHVGIREPEKCARSYPHEFSGGMKQRAMIAAAIGCQPKLLIADEPTTALDVTVQARILELLKELNRKTGLAMILISHDLGVVADICSRIVVMRHGEVVEQGPIDEVINRPRHPYTKLLIESQPGRKSYDTAGGPDRGLPLLRIENLSVTFPTGQGLLGGSGSGNAFRALDGVDLEIKTGETVGIVGESGSGKSTLARSIIRLNTPSGGAIRMDGQDVGGLAGAALTAFRRRVQMVFQNPYDSLNPRLTIAEAVAEPIWRHGIADRKAARKEADALLEMVELSSSLRDRKPQQLSGGQCQRVGLARALALKPQLLIADEITSALDVTTQAQILELLVRLQRERALTLLYISHDLAVVSSFCQRVYVFKAGRIVEQGVAQQVLSSPKDPYTQALVGSLARLPAARTLSPSQSVATHAT, via the coding sequence ATGAGCGGGCTGGAAGCGGTCAAGCCGCCGCTGCTTGAGGTCAAGGATCTCTCCGTCAGCTTCGGTGGTTTCGCGGCGGTGAAGAACGTGTCGTTCACGCTCCAGCCCGGCGAAATCCTCGGCATCGTCGGCGAAAGCGGCTCGGGCAAATCCGTGACCTGCCGCGCCGTGATGCGGTTGCTGGCCGCTGCGGCCCGCGCTGAGGGCGCGGTGAAGCTCGATGGGCGCGACCTGCTGGCGCTCGGCGAGGACGAACTTTGCGCCATTCGCGGCCGCGACATTGGCATGATCTTCCAGAACCCAGCGTCACATCAGGATCCGCTACGCCGCATCGGCCAACAGGTCGCGGCGCCGATGATCCGGCATCTCGGCATCGGCAAGCGCGAAGGCCTGCAGCGCGCGGTCAAGCTGCTGGAGCATGTCGGTATCCGCGAACCGGAAAAGTGTGCGCGCTCCTATCCGCACGAATTCTCCGGCGGCATGAAGCAGCGGGCGATGATTGCTGCCGCCATCGGCTGCCAGCCGAAGCTTTTGATCGCCGACGAGCCGACGACCGCTCTCGACGTCACCGTGCAGGCCCGCATTCTTGAATTGCTCAAGGAACTCAACCGCAAGACCGGGCTGGCGATGATTCTCATCTCGCACGATCTCGGCGTCGTCGCGGATATCTGCTCGCGCATCGTGGTCATGCGTCATGGCGAGGTGGTGGAACAGGGGCCGATCGACGAGGTCATCAATCGGCCGCGCCATCCCTACACGAAACTGTTGATCGAATCCCAGCCGGGCCGCAAGAGCTATGACACGGCCGGTGGCCCAGATCGGGGACTGCCGCTGCTTCGCATCGAAAATCTCTCAGTGACGTTCCCCACCGGACAGGGCCTGCTCGGCGGTTCCGGAAGCGGCAATGCCTTCCGCGCCCTCGACGGCGTCGATCTGGAGATCAAGACGGGCGAGACGGTTGGCATCGTCGGCGAAAGCGGCTCCGGCAAGAGCACGCTCGCCCGGTCGATCATTCGCCTGAACACGCCGAGCGGCGGCGCGATCCGTATGGATGGGCAGGATGTCGGGGGGCTCGCCGGCGCGGCACTGACGGCGTTCCGTCGCCGCGTGCAGATGGTGTTCCAGAATCCGTACGATTCCCTCAATCCGCGCCTGACGATTGCTGAGGCCGTCGCTGAACCGATTTGGCGCCATGGCATCGCGGACCGAAAGGCGGCGCGGAAAGAAGCCGATGCCCTGCTGGAGATGGTGGAATTGTCAAGCAGCCTGCGTGATCGCAAGCCGCAGCAGCTTTCCGGCGGGCAATGCCAGCGCGTCGGCCTTGCACGGGCGCTGGCGCTGAAACCGCAGCTTCTCATCGCGGACGAAATCACCTCGGCGCTCGACGTTACGACGCAGGCGCAGATCCTCGAACTGCTCGTGCGGCTCCAGCGTGAGCGGGCGCTGACGCTACTTTACATCTCGCACGATCTTGCCGTGGTGAGCAGCTTTTGTCAGCGCGTCTATGTCTTCAAGGCAGGACGCATCGTCGAGCAGGGCGTGGCACAGCAGGTTCTGTCCTCGCCAAAGGATCCCTATACGCAGGCGCTGGTCGGTTCGCTGGCCCGTCTGCCGGCGGCCCGGACACTTTCTCCTTCACAATCGGTAGCGACCCATGCGACTTGA
- the glmS gene encoding glutamine--fructose-6-phosphate transaminase (isomerizing), protein MCGIVGIVGGHPVSQRLLDALKRLEYRGYDSAGVATISGGTLERRRAQGKLINLEMRLKELPLDGIIGIGHTRWATHGAPTERNAHPHIVDGVAVVHNGIIENFAELKAELEETGADFETSTDSEVVAHLLAKYRRDGMSGHGAMQKMLKRLRGAFSLAIIFQDEPSTITVARNGPPLVIGHGDGEMFLGSDPISLAPLTNEVTYLIDGDWGLVSRTEVMIFDSEGNPVTRPRCASMALADRVTKGDYAHFMEKEIHEQPQVVARALTHYVDIAGRRVAPLSARMDFANVSSLVISACGTAYLAGLIGRYWFERYARLSVEIDVASEFRYRDIPLPPHAAALFVSQSGETADTLASLRYCKGNGLKVGAVVNTTESTIAREADAIFPIFAGPEIGVASTKAFTCQLTVLAALALGAGKARGRICEDEERQLVTSLIEMPRIMRQVLENIQPKIQLLSRELSEFSHVLYLGRGTSFPLAMEGALKLKEISYINAGGYAAGELKHGPIALVDENVPVIIIAPHDRFFDKTVSNMQEVAARGGRVVFITDERGAASSKLDTLQTIVLPDVEEIVAPMIFSLPLQLLAYHAAVFKGTDVDQPRNLAKSVTVE, encoded by the coding sequence ATGTGTGGGATAGTTGGCATCGTCGGGGGACACCCGGTGTCACAGCGACTGCTCGACGCGCTAAAACGCCTGGAGTACCGCGGATACGACTCCGCGGGAGTCGCGACGATCTCTGGAGGCACTTTGGAGCGCCGCCGCGCGCAGGGCAAGCTTATCAATCTTGAAATGAGGCTGAAGGAACTGCCGCTGGATGGTATCATAGGTATCGGTCACACCCGGTGGGCAACGCACGGGGCACCGACAGAACGCAACGCTCACCCGCATATTGTCGACGGTGTCGCCGTCGTTCATAACGGTATAATCGAAAATTTTGCGGAGCTGAAGGCCGAACTGGAGGAGACCGGCGCGGATTTCGAGACGAGCACAGATAGCGAGGTTGTTGCGCATCTCCTAGCAAAATACCGCCGCGACGGTATGAGTGGCCACGGTGCTATGCAAAAGATGCTGAAGCGACTGAGGGGAGCCTTCAGCCTCGCAATAATTTTCCAGGATGAACCATCAACGATCACGGTGGCACGCAATGGACCACCGCTGGTGATTGGCCACGGCGATGGGGAAATGTTTCTGGGCTCGGACCCTATCTCACTTGCTCCCTTGACCAACGAAGTCACTTACTTAATCGACGGCGACTGGGGTCTGGTGAGCAGAACAGAAGTCATGATCTTCGACAGTGAGGGCAACCCCGTGACGCGTCCACGGTGTGCCTCAATGGCCTTAGCCGACCGAGTGACCAAGGGTGATTATGCCCACTTCATGGAGAAGGAGATTCACGAACAGCCCCAGGTTGTAGCTCGTGCTCTTACCCACTACGTCGATATTGCCGGCCGCCGGGTAGCCCCATTGTCAGCTAGAATGGATTTCGCAAACGTCAGTAGCCTCGTGATCTCCGCGTGCGGCACCGCTTATCTGGCCGGCCTAATTGGCAGGTACTGGTTCGAACGCTACGCACGCCTATCGGTAGAGATCGATGTCGCTTCCGAATTCCGCTATCGTGATATCCCACTGCCGCCGCATGCGGCGGCGCTTTTCGTCTCGCAGTCTGGTGAAACCGCCGACACGCTTGCATCGTTGCGATATTGCAAGGGGAATGGACTGAAGGTCGGCGCCGTCGTCAACACGACCGAATCGACCATTGCCCGCGAAGCGGATGCCATCTTCCCGATCTTCGCGGGCCCGGAGATCGGGGTCGCCTCCACCAAGGCATTTACTTGCCAGCTCACGGTTCTGGCTGCTCTCGCCCTCGGTGCAGGCAAAGCGCGCGGTAGAATCTGCGAGGACGAAGAGCGGCAACTCGTCACGAGTTTGATTGAGATGCCGCGCATCATGAGGCAGGTGTTGGAAAACATTCAGCCAAAGATACAACTCCTGTCGCGAGAACTTTCGGAATTCTCTCACGTCCTCTATCTGGGCCGTGGTACCAGTTTTCCTTTGGCGATGGAAGGCGCCCTGAAGCTCAAGGAAATCTCCTACATTAACGCCGGAGGGTATGCGGCGGGTGAACTAAAACACGGGCCGATCGCGCTCGTTGATGAAAACGTGCCCGTCATAATCATCGCGCCACATGATCGGTTCTTCGACAAGACCGTTTCCAATATGCAGGAGGTGGCCGCGCGTGGCGGCCGAGTTGTTTTCATCACCGATGAGAGGGGAGCTGCCAGTTCCAAACTCGATACCCTACAAACGATCGTACTGCCGGATGTCGAGGAGATCGTCGCACCGATGATCTTCTCCCTACCTCTACAGCTGCTTGCCTACCACGCAGCGGTCTTCAAAGGAACTGATGTTGACCAGCCACGGAATCTAGCCAAATCGGTCACCGTCGAATGA
- a CDS encoding MurR/RpiR family transcriptional regulator: protein MGKARNGKDAKSPNGEEKINIDALLRARMPDFSPSEQNLAAYILDNIQMLPFETGSSIAQAVGVSEMTVTRFVRGLGFENLRELKNRLRVAVTEKDSEVDDYTARFQMREGQQQVLQESLRLELDAIVKAYALTTTDVWDEAANLLVKARTIYIVGFQASKGLALDFASRLLWARSNVIFIDNASGTFGEIINADPEHSAVVVVDTASYATRGIKLVEMLKSMDVPMVIVTDKFSHWAFAYTRFVFEAHTHVKTFWDSTASLSVVLNLLIDAVATKLGPKAKRNFAMMSDMGSLFGEFVGGKYLRRDD from the coding sequence GTGGGGAAAGCGCGAAACGGCAAAGATGCCAAGAGCCCGAACGGCGAGGAAAAGATCAACATCGACGCGCTCCTGCGTGCCCGCATGCCCGATTTTTCCCCCTCGGAGCAAAACCTTGCGGCCTATATACTGGACAATATCCAGATGCTGCCCTTCGAGACCGGCAGCAGCATTGCGCAAGCGGTGGGCGTCAGCGAAATGACGGTCACGCGGTTCGTTCGCGGCCTCGGCTTCGAGAACCTGCGCGAACTCAAGAACCGGTTGCGGGTGGCGGTGACGGAGAAGGATAGCGAGGTCGATGACTACACGGCCCGCTTCCAGATGCGCGAAGGCCAACAGCAGGTGCTGCAGGAGAGCTTGCGGCTGGAACTCGACGCCATCGTGAAGGCCTATGCCTTGACGACCACCGATGTGTGGGACGAGGCCGCAAACCTGCTCGTCAAGGCGCGCACCATCTATATCGTCGGTTTCCAGGCTTCGAAAGGGCTGGCGCTGGATTTTGCCAGCCGCCTGCTGTGGGCTCGCTCCAACGTGATCTTCATCGACAATGCCTCGGGCACATTCGGTGAGATCATCAACGCGGATCCGGAGCACAGCGCTGTCGTTGTGGTCGACACGGCCTCCTATGCCACGCGCGGCATCAAGCTCGTAGAAATGTTGAAGTCGATGGACGTGCCCATGGTCATCGTCACCGACAAGTTCAGCCATTGGGCCTTTGCGTATACGCGCTTCGTTTTTGAGGCCCATACGCATGTGAAGACTTTCTGGGATTCGACGGCAAGCCTGAGTGTCGTACTTAATCTGCTGATCGATGCCGTCGCCACCAAGCTCGGCCCGAAGGCCAAGCGAAACTTCGCCATGATGAGCGACATGGGCAGCCTGTTCGGAGAATTCGTCGGAGGCAAATATCTTCGCCGCGATGATTGA
- a CDS encoding amidase yields the protein MRLDRYAAHDGTGLVRLLAKGEVTPRELGRCVEQAVAVVNPALNAVIELYPAALESMPEVASATPFGGIPTLTKDFPIEAGRPAEFDSRLAQGFCAGDDAVYSTRLRAGGLNNVGRTTSPEFGVPAATESPLYGATRNPWNPERGVAGSSGGAAAVVAAGIVPFAQGSDGGGSIRNPAAFCGLIGLKPSRGRVTGSPNADAPFRGLATAFMLTRSVRDTAALLDLCHGPDVGDGYEIAAPTGTYLNAIKHRPKGLRIALCTRTWSGVQIDPEVVAATRTAAERFASLGHHVEEASPDFDYPAFLHAQKVIWAADAAANMPAMARLMNWPMQEALRASVYALYRWGCGISGAELIQALAVYDRTTRQIGCFLAGYDLLLTPTSAILPEPTGTFDPNRAGIDADGLFEDLAPKEKFTALFNATGQPAISLPFGRSSVGLPIGIQLVSRFGREDLLLAAARQIEEEVESAPGIWGQARPAIHAGKV from the coding sequence ATGCGACTTGATAGATATGCAGCCCATGACGGAACCGGTCTCGTCCGCCTGCTGGCGAAAGGCGAGGTCACGCCGAGAGAGCTCGGCCGATGCGTCGAACAGGCCGTCGCGGTAGTGAACCCTGCGCTGAACGCCGTCATCGAACTCTATCCGGCCGCGTTGGAAAGCATGCCGGAGGTTGCGTCCGCCACCCCATTCGGCGGCATTCCCACCCTGACCAAGGACTTTCCCATCGAGGCTGGCCGCCCGGCCGAATTTGACAGTCGCCTCGCACAGGGTTTTTGCGCCGGCGATGACGCCGTGTACTCGACACGGTTGCGCGCCGGCGGCCTGAACAATGTCGGCCGCACGACGAGTCCCGAATTCGGCGTGCCGGCGGCGACGGAATCGCCCCTCTATGGCGCAACGCGCAATCCTTGGAACCCGGAGCGGGGTGTTGCCGGCTCCAGTGGTGGCGCGGCCGCGGTTGTCGCCGCCGGCATCGTGCCTTTTGCGCAGGGCAGCGATGGTGGGGGCTCGATCCGCAACCCGGCCGCGTTCTGCGGCCTGATCGGGCTGAAACCTTCGCGTGGCCGGGTCACGGGATCCCCCAATGCCGATGCCCCGTTTCGGGGCCTGGCAACGGCCTTCATGCTCACCCGCTCCGTCCGCGATACCGCAGCCCTGCTCGACCTGTGCCATGGCCCGGATGTCGGGGACGGTTATGAAATCGCCGCACCGACGGGCACCTATCTCAATGCCATCAAGCACAGGCCGAAGGGGTTGCGCATCGCGCTTTGCACACGCACGTGGTCCGGCGTGCAGATCGACCCGGAGGTCGTGGCAGCGACACGAACGGCGGCAGAGCGGTTCGCATCGCTCGGCCACCATGTGGAGGAAGCGTCGCCGGACTTCGATTATCCGGCCTTTCTCCATGCGCAAAAGGTCATCTGGGCCGCCGACGCTGCCGCAAACATGCCGGCCATGGCCCGTCTTATGAACTGGCCGATGCAGGAGGCGCTTCGCGCAAGCGTCTATGCGCTGTATCGCTGGGGGTGCGGCATCAGCGGCGCTGAACTCATCCAGGCGCTTGCCGTCTATGATCGGACGACACGGCAGATCGGGTGCTTCCTGGCCGGATACGATCTGCTGCTGACACCGACCAGCGCCATTCTGCCGGAGCCGACCGGCACCTTCGATCCCAATCGCGCTGGTATCGACGCGGATGGCCTCTTCGAGGATCTGGCGCCGAAGGAGAAGTTCACCGCCCTCTTCAATGCCACGGGCCAGCCTGCGATATCCCTGCCGTTTGGGCGCAGCAGCGTAGGCTTACCGATCGGCATCCAGCTCGTTTCCCGTTTCGGGCGGGAGGATCTGCTGCTTGCGGCTGCGCGGCAAATAGAGGAAGAGGTGGAAAGCGCTCCCGGCATCTGGGGGCAAGCTCGTCCGGCCATCCATGCCGGCAAGGTCTAG
- a CDS encoding MaoC family dehydratase, which translates to MDVISLADVFCRVGQEVGRSEWITIDQATVDLFAEATHDHQFIHVNAERAAAESPFGGTIAHGFLTLSLLSVMNFSGMPKIREQTMGLNYGFNHVRFMSPVKTGSRVRGCFVLSDCRLRGASMLVTTYEVTVEIENENRPALIANWITIVQFDPKDRPESVSHHSISSQNK; encoded by the coding sequence ATGGACGTAATTTCGCTCGCTGATGTGTTTTGCCGAGTTGGCCAGGAAGTTGGAAGATCCGAATGGATCACCATCGACCAAGCTACAGTCGATCTCTTCGCGGAAGCAACGCATGATCATCAGTTCATCCATGTAAACGCGGAACGCGCTGCGGCAGAAAGCCCTTTCGGTGGCACCATCGCTCATGGTTTCCTCACGCTCTCACTTTTGTCCGTGATGAATTTCAGCGGTATGCCAAAGATCCGTGAGCAGACAATGGGTCTCAACTACGGCTTCAACCATGTCCGTTTCATGTCCCCCGTCAAGACTGGCAGCCGAGTGCGCGGTTGCTTCGTGTTGTCCGACTGTCGTCTTCGGGGCGCAAGCATGCTGGTGACTACCTACGAGGTGACGGTTGAGATAGAAAACGAGAACCGGCCCGCACTCATTGCCAACTGGATCACGATTGTTCAGTTCGATCCTAAAGATCGGCCGGAAAGCGTTTCTCATCACTCGATCTCAAGCCAGAATAAGTAG
- a CDS encoding ABC transporter permease, whose translation MSLLHLIARRLLQLIGVLVGISLVTFLLVHMAPGDPARLLAGDRASPETIAAIRSQYGLDLPLWRQFLTYLANLVSGDIGLSLRFQRPVSQLIEQFMWPTLFLTGYVLCLAIPPSVVLAILGARRPGGIADQIIRLVGIAGLTIPVFWLGIMMSRFFGVSLGWFPVSGYGSAFTGHLHHLFLPALSTAIWLVPVLTQSLRAALIEKTTADFVTAARAQGATERQIFWQTMLPNAVLPTLNLLGVMVAFMIGGAVIVETVYAVPGLGTLMVNALLGRDYYVVQGLTLIFAVSTVLITLMVDLLTAFIDPRVRL comes from the coding sequence TTGTCCCTTCTGCACCTCATTGCGCGGCGCCTGCTGCAATTGATCGGCGTGCTCGTGGGCATCAGCCTCGTGACGTTTCTCTTGGTCCACATGGCCCCGGGCGATCCCGCGCGGCTTCTGGCCGGCGATAGGGCGAGCCCCGAGACAATCGCGGCGATCCGTTCGCAATATGGGCTCGATCTGCCGCTTTGGCGTCAGTTCCTGACTTATCTCGCCAACCTCGTTTCGGGCGATATCGGCCTGTCGTTGCGCTTTCAGCGGCCGGTGAGCCAGCTTATCGAGCAGTTCATGTGGCCGACTCTGTTTCTGACCGGCTACGTGCTGTGCCTCGCTATCCCGCCGTCAGTTGTTCTCGCCATCCTCGGTGCTCGCCGTCCCGGTGGCATCGCCGACCAGATCATTCGCCTGGTCGGGATTGCCGGCCTCACCATCCCGGTGTTCTGGCTGGGCATCATGATGTCGCGCTTCTTCGGCGTCAGCCTCGGCTGGTTCCCCGTCTCGGGTTATGGCTCCGCGTTCACCGGCCATCTCCATCACCTCTTCCTGCCGGCGCTCTCGACGGCCATCTGGCTGGTGCCTGTTCTGACGCAGAGCCTGCGCGCCGCGCTCATCGAAAAGACGACGGCCGACTTCGTCACCGCCGCACGGGCCCAGGGCGCGACGGAACGTCAGATCTTCTGGCAGACCATGTTGCCGAACGCCGTGTTGCCGACACTCAACCTGCTCGGCGTCATGGTGGCCTTCATGATCGGCGGCGCCGTCATCGTCGAGACCGTCTATGCGGTACCGGGCCTCGGCACGTTGATGGTCAACGCGCTGCTCGGGCGCGACTACTACGTCGTGCAAGGCCTGACGCTGATCTTCGCGGTCTCGACCGTCCTGATCACGCTGATGGTGGACCTGCTCACCGCTTTCATCGATCCGCGCGTCCGGCTCTGA